The sequence AATGGGCGATGTGGTGAAAATTTACAACGACAGGGGCGAAATTTTATGTGGTGCGTTTGTCACCGAGGACGTGCCACAAAACGTTGTCATCGTGAGCGAGGGCGCATGGTACGACCCTGAGTTGCCGGGCGAAAAGAGCCTTTGCTTGCACGGAAATTTAAACGTGCTCACAAAAGACGTGCCATCAAGCAAGATGAGCCAGAGCAACACCGCTCACACGAGCCTTGTCGAGGTCGAGAAATTTAAGGGCACGCCAAAACGTGTCAGGGCGTTTGACGCACCAAAGATCGGCGCAAGAAAGGCCTAAAAGTAACACTTTGAAAATTTAAAGTGCTAAAAGCTATCCTTTTTTAAATAATTAGAGTTAAAATCTAAGAAAAAAGAAAGGATAGCTCATGAAAATCACTAAAATAGACACTCCAGCACTGCTCATAGACAGGGAGATAGTGCTAAAAAACTTAGAAAAAATGCAAAAATACGCTGATAAATTTAACGTAAGCTTAAGACCACATACCAAAACGCACAAGATGCCATACTTTGCGAAAATGCAAGTGGCTCACGGCGCAAAGGGCGTCACGGTGGCAAAGGTGGGCGAGGCTGAAGTGATGGCAAAAGAGGGGTTAAGCGACATTTTCATCGCAAATGAGATCGTCACAAGGCAGAAATTTGCTCGTATCATAGCCATGCGAAAAGCTGGCGTTAAAGTGAGCTTTGGCGTCGATAGCGTGGGCGTTTTAAGGCTCATTGACGAGGTCTTTGGCGAGGCTAAAGAGGTGGCTGAGCTACTTGTGGAGATAGAGGTCGGCGAAAACCGCTCAGGCGTCATTGAAGAGAGCGATTTTAGAGCTTTGATGAGCGCTTTTGGGGAGTGTAAAAACGCGGAATTTTGCGGTGTTTTCTCGCATGATGGACACTCATACAAGGCAAAAGATAAGCGTGAGTGTGAGCAAATTTTTAGGGTGGCAACCGAGAGAACACTAAAATTTGCTGATATCGCGCGTGAGTTTGGATATGAAAATTTAGTCGTTAGCATCGGCTCGACGCCATCGCTGGTAAATGATTTTGAGATACCAAAAGGTGTCACGGAACTTCGCCCTGGTACATATATATTTATGGATGCGTCACAGGCAAACGCTTATGGTGGCTTTGATATGAACGCTGCTAGCGTGCTTAGTGTCGTGATCTCAAGGCCGACTGCGACCCGCATGATCCTTGATGCTGGGGCAAAGGCGCTAACTAAAGAGAGGCGCAGCGAGGGCTTTTGCACGACGCCTGGCATGGGGCTCATCGCAGAGCATGAAGTGTGGATAGATAGCCTATTTGACGAGCATGCGATCATTTTAAACGAGAAATTTGCTAACAGCGTGCGCGTGGGCGATCTTGTGCGCATCTATCCAAATCACATCTGCCCGGTGGTAAATTTATACGACTACGCCTATCTCGTAAGCGGCGATGAGGTCTGCGAAAAAGTGCCAGTTTTGGCAAGAGGCAGGGTGGAGTAGGGATATGGCAGATAAAATCTGCACTAAACAAATTTAAACCACTGCATGGATCGTAGTAAATTTATGCTTTTTGGTAAATTTTAAAACTTTCATTCACTCGCAAGAGTTAACTACTAAAATTTGGCTTCGCTTACCGCTTAGCTCAAATTTTAGAGCCGAAATTACTCGTTCATAAAATTTTAAAATTTCTCTGATACTCGCTTAATATTCAAACGCATGCAGTGCAAAGCACTGAAGCATGCTACCTATAACGTCGTCGGGGTTAGGGGATCGTTAAGGGGGAAGGGAGCGACTTCGTAATTCAAGCCTCTTCCCCCTTAACAAAGAAACAAACATTAAATTTATAAAAATCTATTTTGCAAATTTTAAACTTTCACTCACTCGCAAGAATTGACTACTGATTTTAGGTCTCGCAAAGCTTGCCACTAAAATCAGAGCCGAAATTACTCGTTCATGAAATTTTAAAATTTGTTGGAGTCTCAATAAAACGCAAGCAATGTAAAGCCCCATTAAACATCCTTTCATGCTCGTATCAAATTTTCAAACACATTTTAAACCAAATTTCACTCTTATAAACGCCGTCTAAATTTTAAGTGTTATAATTACGGCAAAATAACGATTTTAAGGAGAGTGTATGTCTTCACGCATTATCACTGGCGTTTTGATGTTTGTTGCTATTTTGGTAGTTTTTTTTATAGATAATTATATTTTAAATTTTATTTTGCTTGGCGCTGTGCTTTACTTTGCCTTTAATGAGTCGCTCAAGCTTTATGGCATCAATCACAAACAGCTAGTTTATGCAGCACTCGCATTTTACGTGCTTACATATTTTACAAATCCGATCTTCATCGCGATCCTAGCTATCATGCTAGTGGCATCTATCCTTGCACACATAAAAAGCGAAAATTTAAAGCTAGTCGCCCCTTTTGTCTATCCGACAACTCCTATCTTTATGATGTGGATGCTTTATTCAGAGTATGGCATGGGCTATCTTGCATGGCTTATCTTAAGCGTCGTTGCAAGCGACAGTGGCGCATTTTTCGTTGGCAAAGCCTTTGGCAAGCATCCGTTTAGCCCAAGCTCACCAAACAAAACCATAGAAGGTGCAGTTGGCGGCGTGATAGTAGGCACCATAGTTGGCTGCGTAGTTGGAAATTTCGTAACAGATGGATTTTTTCAAATTCTATTTTCAAGCTTTTTAGTCTGCGTCTTTGCGGTCTGGGGAGATCTCTTTGAGAGCTATCTAAAAAGACTTTGCGGCGTCAAAGACAGCGGCACGCTTTTCCCAGGTCACGGCGGCATGCTTGATAGGATAGATGGTTATTTATTTGGCGTTGTTGCGCTACTTTGGTCGCTATCGTGGTAATACTTGGCTCAACTGGCTCGATCGGCAAAAATGCTCTAGTGCTTTGCGAGAAATTTAATGTAGAGGTTGAGGCGCTAAGCTGCGCCAAAAACGTAGCTTTGCTAAACGAGCAAATTTTAAAATTTAAGCCAAAATTTGTCTGTGTGGGCGATGAAAAGTTAGCTAAAAATGTAAAAAACGTTGAAGCTAAAAACATCTTTTTTTGCGAGGCTGGACTGCTAGAAATGCTTGAAATTTCAAGCTCAAAAAAGGTGATAAACGCTCTTGTGGGCTTTGCTGGACTTGCTCCTAGTCTAAAGACACAAGCACTTGGTAAAAAACTTGCACTTGCAAACAAAGAGAGCCTCGTTGTCGGCGGTAAATTTTTAAAAACAAGAGAAATTTTGCCCATTGATAGCGAACATTTTGGTCTTAAATTTCTACTAGAAAATAAAACTACCCCAAGCAAGCTCATCATCACAGCAAGCGGAGGGGCATTTTATAAAAAACCGATCAAATTTCTAAAAGATGCCACGCCAAGCGACGCGCTTAAACACCCAAACTGGGATATGGGCGCAAAGATAACGATTGACAGTGCGACGATGACAAACAAGCTTTTTGAGGTGATGGAGGCCTACTGGCTTTACGGCATAAAAGATATCGAGGCCGTGATAGAGCCAACCTCAGCCATCCACGCCGTAGTCGAGTTCGTAGACGGCTCAAGCACGATGCACCTCTCACGCACAGATATGAAGCTAGCCATTTCGCATGCTATCTTTGAAAAAGTTGAGCAAAATATCGTCTCTCACGCAAATTTACTTGATCTAAAAAGTATCAAATTTCATAAAATAAGCCCTAAAAAATATCCAGTCTTTTCGCTAAAAGATGAAGTCTTAGCTAGTCCTGATCTAGGTGTCGTCATAAACGCTGCAAACGAGGTTGGAGTATTTAGCTTTTTAGAGAAAAAGTGCTCATTTTTAGATATATCAAGGCTTATTTTAGGCTCAGCAAAAAAATTTAAGAGTCTTAAAATTTCAAGCGTAGATGAAATTTATGAAGTTGATAAAGAGGTTAGAGAATACGCAAAAAGGATGCTAAATGCAAAGGTATGAGGGGTATAAATTTGATCTTAGGCAAAGCTTGATCGGTGTGCAGTTTCTGTTCGTAGCCTTTGGTGCGCTGGTGCTCGTGCCTATCCTTACGGGGCTTGATGCAAACGTCGCGCTCTTTACGGCTGGCCTTGGCACGTTACTTTTTCAGCTAATAACTAGAAAAAACGTCCCACCGATCTTTCTAGCAAGCTCGTTTGCCTTCATCGCTCCGCTTCAGTATGGCATCGAAAAATGGGGCATACCAGTGACTATGGGCGGAGTTATATTTGCTGGGTTTTTCTACGTCGCGCTAAGTCTTGTCGTTCGCTTTGGCGGCGAGAAAATTTTGCATAAAATTTTGCCTCCAGTTGTCGTTGGTCCAGTCATCATGACCATAGGTCTGATACTAGCTCCTAATGCCGTTAAGATGGCTACTTCAGCTACCCAGACTTACACCCAAAACGTAGCGATGATAGTTGCAGCCACCTCGCTTATCGCTACTATCGTTGTCATGATGCTAGGACGTGGGATGTTTAGGCTCATACCGATCCTGCTTGGCATCATCGCTGGCTACATCGTGGCTTACTGCTTTGGCATGGTTGATTTTAGCGCTATCGCAAGCGCCCCTTGGTTTAGAGTGCCAAGCTTTAGCGCACCAAAATTTGAACTTGAAGCGATCATCTATATGATACCTATCGCCATCGCCCCAGCGATCGAGCACATCGGCGATATGCTCGCTATATCAAACGTCACAAAAGAGGATTTTTTGAAAAATCCAGGTCTTAAAAACACCCTTTTAGGCGACGGTCTGGCCACCTCGCTAGCTGCTGCCTTTGGTGGTCCGCCAAACACCACCTACTCAGAGGTCACAGGCGCAGTTAGCCTTACAAAAGCGTATAATCCAGCGATCATGACCTTTGCAGCGATCACTGCTATCGTGCTAGCCTTCGTTGGCAAGCTTGGCGCGGTGCTCTCGACCATCCCAGCTCCAGTCATCGGTGGTATCATGCTGTTACTTTTTGGCATCATCGCAAGCGTTGGCATGGAGACACTTATAAAAAACAGAGTCGATCTTGCCGATCCTAGAAATATGATAATCGTAGCCCTCATCTTCATCTTTGCCATCGGCGGCATGGTGCTTGACCTTGGTGCGGTTAAATTTTCAGGTATCGGACTTGGCGCGGTTACTGGTATAGTTTTAAATTTGCTTTTACCAAAAACAAAGCATTACGAAGGATATTAATGCCTAAATTTAGACTTTTTCTGGCAGCTCTAGCGGCTGCAAGCCTTGCAAATGCAGGCGCACTAGACTATGCACTTATCAAAAAAGGTGAGCCAAGTAGCAATACTATGCTCTTAATCGGTGGCATACAAGGCGACGAGCCAGGCGGCTTTTTGGCGGCTTCTATCGTGGCGACTGATTATAACATCACAAAAGGCTCGCTTTGGGTCGTGCCAAATTTAAATTTCCCAAGTATCATCGAGCGAAGTCGCGGCACAAAGGGCGATATGAATAGAAAATTCGCCCACGTCGAAAAGGACGATCCAGACTACAACTCAGTGATGAAGATAAAAGACGTCATCACCGACAAAAACGTCACTCTCATCTTAAATTTGCACGATGGCAGTGGATATTATAGAGATAAATTTATAAGCAAGGATGAAAATCCAGACAAATGGGGCAACACCTGCATCATCGACCAAAGCACATTGCTAGGCTCAAAGTACCCAGAACTTGAAAGCATCGCATCAAGCGTAAAAGACGTGCTAAATAAGCACCTTATAGACCCAAAACACCAATATCACGTCAAAAATACACACACAGCGATGGGCGATAAAGAGATGCTAAAAAGTCTCACCTACTACGCGATCACGCAAAACAAGTCTGCCTTTGCAAACGAAGCTAGTAAAAATTTAAATGCCGAGCAAAGGACATATTATCACCTTATAGCGATCGAAGAGTATATGAAAAAGGCTGGCATTAGCTTTACTAGGCCCTTTGAGCTTGATGTCAAAAACGTGAAAAAGGCGATCGAAAAAGAGATCAGACTTGAGCTATTTGACAGCTATGCTCTTAGCCTTAAAAATTTAAAACCAGTGATAAGCTTCGTGCCATTTAAAAAGGGCGAGCTAAGCTACCACTCGCCAAATCCGCTAATCGCTGTCATAAAAGAAAAAGATAGCTTCAAAGTGCAGTATGGCAACCGCTCTGTCACAAGGCTAAAGCCGCAATACTTTGAGTTTGCAAAGCCGCTTGATAAAATTTCTCTCTTGAGCGATGGCAACGAGCTTGTGCTAAAAAGTGGCGATAAATTTAGCGTTAAAAAGAGCTTTAAGATAAAAGCGCTCAAAAACACGCGCGTAAATGTCATAGGATACGGCACTAAAAGCGTTGATGAGAGCGAGCAAGAGATCGATAAAAACAGCCTAAACAAAAGCTATAGCATAGATAAAGATGGCAAAATTTACCGAGTTGAGTTTTACAAAAGCGAAAATGGCAAAGAGAAATTTGCTGGCATGATACTAGCGGAGTTTAGATGATACTTGGCATCGAAAGCAGCTGCGATGACAGCTCTGTTGCGCTCATAGATGAAGGCACGCTGGAGCAAATTTATTATAAAAAGATCTCACAAGAAGAGGAGCACGCTATCTTTGGTGGCGTGGTTCCAGAGCTTGCAGCTAGGCTTCATACAAAGGCACTGCCAGCACTTTTAAATGATATCTTGCCAAATTTAAAAGATATAAACGCGATCGCCGTGACAAACGAGCCAGGGCTAAGTGTGAGCCTGATAGGAGGTGTGAGCATGGCAAAAGCGCTAAGTATCGCCCTAAATATCCCACTAATCGCCGTAAATCACCTAGTTGGCCACATCTACTCGCTATTTTTAGACCGCGAAGCCACATTTCCACTTGGCGTTTTGCTAGTCAGTGGCGGACATACGATGATACTTGAGATTAACGAAAATGGCGAGATTTTAGAGCTTGCAAGCACAAGCGATGATAGCTTTGGCGAGAGCTTTGACAAGGTGGCAAAGATGCTTGATCTTGGCTACCCAGGAGGTGCTGTGGTGCAGCAAAACGCACTTTTGTGTGAGGATAAAGATAGGTTTAAATTTACCGTCCCACTTCTTCACGATAAGCGCCTTGAATATAGCTTTTCAGGGCTTAAAAATCAAGTCAGAGTTGAAATTTCAAAGCTTAAAACCATCACGCAAAAAGATATCGCAGATATTTGCTACGCCTTTGAAAATACGGCCTGTGAGCACATCTTAAATAAGCTTGAAAAGGTTTTTACGCTAAGAAATTTCAAGCGATTTGGCGTGGTTGGTGGAGCGAGTGCAAATTTAAATTTACGCAAAAGGCTTGAAACGCTTTGCCAAAAAAATGGGTGCAAACTTTTGCTAGCACCACTTGCGTTTTGCTCTGATAACGCGCTTATGATAGCAAGAGCGGGACGTGAAAAATACTTAAAAAAAGAGTTTATCTCTCATGATAAGCTAACTATAAATCCAAGGGTTAGTTTTAAGAAATTTGAGCTAGATTTGTAAAATTACTCAAAACCTTTTATTTAAAATCTTCTATTTTTAAATTTTAAAACAATACAAGTTTGTGCTATTTCAAGCTTAAATTTTCCAAAGTTATTTTAATAAATTATATTTATGTAATTTATTTTAATAAAATCATAATAATTTAAACTTTAGTTTGGTACTATTTTGTCAAATTTACAAAAAGGTAAAATGATGAAAAAGGCTCTATTTCTAGGATTTAGCGCACTTTTATTATTAGTGGGCTGCAAGGAAAGCAACATAGGCATTGTTAAAAACTACATTTTAAAAGGTAATAAATCAATAACAATAGGCTCAGCGATAGATAGCTTTAAAGGCTGTACAAGCACTCAGTGGCAAGACATCAGCAGTGACGATAAAAAAGTGGTTAAAGTAAGCTGCGTGGTGGGCAAAAATGTGCTTGAAGATGAGTTTGAAAGAAAAAATAGCAGTTACATAAAAGCTCTAAATAGCGCCAAAGCTGCTCAGCAAAAAAGAGTTGATAACAGCCTTGAGCTAGCACTTGATAGCGCAAATAGCATATTAAAAAGTGGTAAAAGCATAGATAAAGAGACTATTTTATCCATCGCAAACAAGCACTGTAAATTTGATCCGACGAAAGAAAGTGCTGGCTACCTAGCCTCTGTTAGCTGTGACCTTGAGTTTAAAAATGAGCTCGCTCAAAATTTAGATATCAAACAAAAATGGGTCTTTGACAACGTCGTAGCCCAAAGCAAATATGCCGCCTACTACTCACAAAAAGAGCCAGAAGTAATCTATTTTGGTCAAAATGCTAGAAAGGTAAATGAGAGAGTTATTGAGCTCACTTTTACGATAAATAGCGATAAAAGTGTGAGCATCTCAAAGGCTACGAAGATAGATGATGGCGATACTAAAGATATAAACCGCGGTTTGGTTGCGATGTTTTATACAAGATAAATTTTGCTACTAAAATAAATATCTTTAAGTTTAAAAGTATTACATTTTAAAAGCATGCTCTAGTTCATTCAAATAAGAGCAAATTCGTTATTTTGCAACCAAAACTCACTACTTCTTTTTGACTACTTTTTTAGTTGTATGAAGCTCTTTTTAATGCAATACATATTG is a genomic window of Campylobacter concisus containing:
- a CDS encoding D-TA family PLP-dependent enzyme — its product is MKITKIDTPALLIDREIVLKNLEKMQKYADKFNVSLRPHTKTHKMPYFAKMQVAHGAKGVTVAKVGEAEVMAKEGLSDIFIANEIVTRQKFARIIAMRKAGVKVSFGVDSVGVLRLIDEVFGEAKEVAELLVEIEVGENRSGVIEESDFRALMSAFGECKNAEFCGVFSHDGHSYKAKDKRECEQIFRVATERTLKFADIAREFGYENLVVSIGSTPSLVNDFEIPKGVTELRPGTYIFMDASQANAYGGFDMNAASVLSVVISRPTATRMILDAGAKALTKERRSEGFCTTPGMGLIAEHEVWIDSLFDEHAIILNEKFANSVRVGDLVRIYPNHICPVVNLYDYAYLVSGDEVCEKVPVLARGRVE
- a CDS encoding phosphatidate cytidylyltransferase, giving the protein MSSRIITGVLMFVAILVVFFIDNYILNFILLGAVLYFAFNESLKLYGINHKQLVYAALAFYVLTYFTNPIFIAILAIMLVASILAHIKSENLKLVAPFVYPTTPIFMMWMLYSEYGMGYLAWLILSVVASDSGAFFVGKAFGKHPFSPSSPNKTIEGAVGGVIVGTIVGCVVGNFVTDGFFQILFSSFLVCVFAVWGDLFESYLKRLCGVKDSGTLFPGHGGMLDRIDGYLFGVVALLWSLSW
- the dxr gene encoding 1-deoxy-D-xylulose-5-phosphate reductoisomerase, yielding MVAIVVILGSTGSIGKNALVLCEKFNVEVEALSCAKNVALLNEQILKFKPKFVCVGDEKLAKNVKNVEAKNIFFCEAGLLEMLEISSSKKVINALVGFAGLAPSLKTQALGKKLALANKESLVVGGKFLKTREILPIDSEHFGLKFLLENKTTPSKLIITASGGAFYKKPIKFLKDATPSDALKHPNWDMGAKITIDSATMTNKLFEVMEAYWLYGIKDIEAVIEPTSAIHAVVEFVDGSSTMHLSRTDMKLAISHAIFEKVEQNIVSHANLLDLKSIKFHKISPKKYPVFSLKDEVLASPDLGVVINAANEVGVFSFLEKKCSFLDISRLILGSAKKFKSLKISSVDEIYEVDKEVREYAKRMLNAKV
- a CDS encoding uracil-xanthine permease family protein codes for the protein MQRYEGYKFDLRQSLIGVQFLFVAFGALVLVPILTGLDANVALFTAGLGTLLFQLITRKNVPPIFLASSFAFIAPLQYGIEKWGIPVTMGGVIFAGFFYVALSLVVRFGGEKILHKILPPVVVGPVIMTIGLILAPNAVKMATSATQTYTQNVAMIVAATSLIATIVVMMLGRGMFRLIPILLGIIAGYIVAYCFGMVDFSAIASAPWFRVPSFSAPKFELEAIIYMIPIAIAPAIEHIGDMLAISNVTKEDFLKNPGLKNTLLGDGLATSLAAAFGGPPNTTYSEVTGAVSLTKAYNPAIMTFAAITAIVLAFVGKLGAVLSTIPAPVIGGIMLLLFGIIASVGMETLIKNRVDLADPRNMIIVALIFIFAIGGMVLDLGAVKFSGIGLGAVTGIVLNLLLPKTKHYEGY
- a CDS encoding M99 family carboxypeptidase catalytic domain-containing protein, whose amino-acid sequence is MPKFRLFLAALAAASLANAGALDYALIKKGEPSSNTMLLIGGIQGDEPGGFLAASIVATDYNITKGSLWVVPNLNFPSIIERSRGTKGDMNRKFAHVEKDDPDYNSVMKIKDVITDKNVTLILNLHDGSGYYRDKFISKDENPDKWGNTCIIDQSTLLGSKYPELESIASSVKDVLNKHLIDPKHQYHVKNTHTAMGDKEMLKSLTYYAITQNKSAFANEASKNLNAEQRTYYHLIAIEEYMKKAGISFTRPFELDVKNVKKAIEKEIRLELFDSYALSLKNLKPVISFVPFKKGELSYHSPNPLIAVIKEKDSFKVQYGNRSVTRLKPQYFEFAKPLDKISLLSDGNELVLKSGDKFSVKKSFKIKALKNTRVNVIGYGTKSVDESEQEIDKNSLNKSYSIDKDGKIYRVEFYKSENGKEKFAGMILAEFR
- the tsaD gene encoding tRNA (adenosine(37)-N6)-threonylcarbamoyltransferase complex transferase subunit TsaD; translated protein: MILGIESSCDDSSVALIDEGTLEQIYYKKISQEEEHAIFGGVVPELAARLHTKALPALLNDILPNLKDINAIAVTNEPGLSVSLIGGVSMAKALSIALNIPLIAVNHLVGHIYSLFLDREATFPLGVLLVSGGHTMILEINENGEILELASTSDDSFGESFDKVAKMLDLGYPGGAVVQQNALLCEDKDRFKFTVPLLHDKRLEYSFSGLKNQVRVEISKLKTITQKDIADICYAFENTACEHILNKLEKVFTLRNFKRFGVVGGASANLNLRKRLETLCQKNGCKLLLAPLAFCSDNALMIARAGREKYLKKEFISHDKLTINPRVSFKKFELDL